Proteins encoded by one window of Blautia argi:
- a CDS encoding phosphoribosylaminoimidazolecarboxamide formyltransferase, protein MKELALKYGCNPNQKPSRIYMEENGDLPIKVLSGKPGYINFLDAFNGWQLVRDLKKATGLPAATSFKHVSPAGAAVGLPLTETLAKIYWVDDMDWKNFSPIACAYARARGADRMSSFGDFISLSDVCDKDTALLIKREVSDGVIAPGYTEEALEILTQKKKGNYNVIEIDPDYVPAPLERKQVFGITFEQGRQELAIDDELISNIVTENKELTEEAKRDLKVSLIILKYTQSNSVCFVKDGQAIGVGAGQQSRVHCTRLAGQKADNWWLRQCPKVLNLPFKDTITRAERDNAIDVYIGEEYMDVLADGAWEKTFTEKPEVFTREEKRAWLDKLQNVTLGSDAFFPFSDNIERAKKSGVSYIAQPGGSVRDDAVIDTCNKYNMVMAFTGIRLFHH, encoded by the coding sequence ATGAAAGAATTAGCTTTAAAATACGGTTGTAACCCAAATCAGAAACCTTCCAGAATTTATATGGAAGAAAATGGCGACCTGCCAATTAAAGTTTTATCAGGAAAACCGGGCTATATTAATTTCCTGGACGCTTTTAACGGATGGCAGCTGGTAAGAGATTTAAAGAAAGCAACAGGTCTTCCGGCAGCAACTTCTTTTAAACATGTATCTCCGGCAGGAGCCGCTGTGGGACTTCCTCTGACAGAAACACTGGCAAAAATCTACTGGGTAGATGACATGGACTGGAAAAACTTTTCTCCTATTGCCTGCGCTTACGCAAGAGCCAGAGGTGCGGACAGAATGTCTTCTTTTGGGGACTTTATTTCCCTTTCCGACGTGTGCGACAAAGATACCGCGCTGCTGATTAAGAGAGAGGTTTCCGACGGTGTTATTGCGCCGGGGTATACAGAGGAAGCTCTGGAGATTTTGACACAGAAGAAAAAAGGAAATTATAATGTCATCGAGATTGACCCGGATTATGTGCCGGCTCCATTGGAACGCAAACAGGTCTTTGGCATTACCTTTGAGCAGGGACGCCAGGAGTTAGCCATTGATGATGAATTGATTTCCAATATTGTTACAGAAAATAAAGAATTGACAGAAGAAGCAAAGAGAGATTTAAAGGTTTCTCTGATTATTCTGAAATACACACAGTCCAATTCTGTATGCTTTGTAAAAGACGGACAGGCCATTGGCGTAGGCGCAGGACAGCAGTCCCGTGTACACTGTACGCGTCTGGCAGGACAGAAGGCAGACAACTGGTGGTTAAGACAGTGTCCGAAGGTGCTGAACTTGCCATTTAAGGATACCATTACCCGCGCAGAGAGAGATAATGCCATTGATGTGTATATTGGCGAGGAATATATGGACGTTCTGGCTGACGGCGCATGGGAAAAGACCTTTACAGAAAAGCCGGAGGTCTTCACAAGAGAAGAAAAGAGAGCATGGCTGGATAAGCTGCAGAATGTCACCCTTGGCTCTGATGCATTTTTCCCGTTCTCTGACAATATTGAACGCGCGAAAAAGAGCGGTGTGTCTTACATTGCACAGCCGGGTGGCTCTGTGAGAGATGATGCAGTGATTGATACCTGCAACAAATACAACATGGTGATGGCATTTACCGGAATTCGTCTGTTCCACCACTAA
- a CDS encoding diaminopimelate dehydrogenase, with the protein MSIKIGILGYGNLGRGVECAVKHNPDMELVAVFTRRNPEDVKILTETAKVCHVDQAVSMKDEIDVLILCGGSATDLPVQTPEFAQHFNVVDSFDTHARIPEHFAAVDAAAKKGNHTAMISVGWDPGMFSLNRLYANAILPGGKDYTFWGKGVSQGHSDAVRRIEGVLDARQYTIPVESALEAVRNGENPELSTRQKHTREVFVVAEDGADKAKIEHEIKTMPNYFDEYDTTVHFITAEEMAASHAGLPHGGFVIRTGSTGWEDEHQHVVEYSLKLDSNPEFTSSVIVAYARAAYRMSLEGQTGCKTVFDVAPAYLSLQTPEELRAHML; encoded by the coding sequence ATGAGTATTAAAATTGGTATTTTAGGATACGGAAACCTGGGTCGTGGTGTGGAGTGTGCAGTAAAACACAATCCGGATATGGAACTTGTGGCTGTTTTTACCCGCCGCAATCCGGAAGACGTGAAGATTCTTACAGAAACAGCAAAGGTTTGCCATGTGGATCAGGCAGTGAGCATGAAGGACGAAATTGATGTGTTAATTCTCTGCGGCGGAAGCGCTACAGACCTGCCGGTACAGACACCAGAATTTGCACAGCATTTCAATGTAGTAGACAGCTTTGATACCCATGCAAGAATACCGGAACATTTTGCAGCTGTAGACGCTGCTGCAAAAAAAGGAAATCATACAGCCATGATTTCTGTTGGCTGGGATCCGGGTATGTTTTCTTTAAACCGTCTGTATGCCAATGCAATTTTGCCGGGTGGTAAGGATTATACCTTCTGGGGCAAAGGCGTGAGTCAGGGGCATTCAGACGCTGTGAGAAGAATTGAAGGTGTTTTAGATGCAAGACAGTATACCATTCCGGTAGAAAGCGCGCTGGAGGCAGTGAGAAACGGAGAAAATCCGGAGCTTTCCACACGCCAGAAGCACACAAGAGAAGTATTTGTTGTAGCAGAGGACGGCGCTGATAAGGCAAAAATCGAACATGAAATCAAAACCATGCCGAATTATTTCGATGAATACGATACTACTGTACATTTTATTACAGCGGAAGAAATGGCAGCCAGCCATGCAGGACTTCCTCACGGCGGTTTTGTAATTCGTACCGGCAGCACAGGCTGGGAAGATGAACATCAGCATGTAGTAGAATACAGCTTAAAGCTGGATTCCAATCCGGAATTTACTTCCTCTGTTATTGTGGCTTATGCAAGAGCTGCTTATCGTATGAGTCTGGAAGGACAGACAGGCTGCAAGACTGTGTTTGACGTGGCACCTGCATATTTAAGCTTACAGACTCCGGAAGAGCTGCGGGCTCATATGCTGTAA
- a CDS encoding YitT family protein, protein MNPKIDTKREAKRIIFGLIGAVIMAVNIKTFVRAGGLYPGGFNGVTLLFQTICDRFFDIAVPFSPISLALNAIPAIISFKAIGKKFTVITSLMIVATSVLTDMVPAIPITQDILLISVFGGLINGVAISIALIGGASTGGTDFIAIYFAEKKNKDVWNYILLANAVVLLVAGYLFGWDKALYSIIFQYASTQMIHLLYQTYKKVTLFVITDEPEAVYQAIYEVTNHSATEFTATGMYSNEKRKMIYSVVSTMEAKVLTQKVMEADPHAFVNVVKTDTLVGRFYQKETY, encoded by the coding sequence GTGAATCCTAAAATAGATACCAAAAGAGAAGCAAAGCGAATCATTTTCGGCTTAATCGGAGCCGTGATTATGGCGGTGAACATTAAGACCTTTGTGCGGGCAGGGGGCTTGTATCCCGGCGGTTTTAATGGTGTGACACTGTTGTTTCAGACTATTTGCGACCGCTTTTTTGACATTGCCGTACCGTTTTCGCCTATTAGTCTTGCCCTGAATGCAATTCCGGCGATTATCAGCTTTAAGGCGATTGGAAAGAAGTTTACGGTGATTACCAGCCTTATGATTGTGGCGACCAGTGTTCTGACCGACATGGTTCCCGCCATACCGATTACCCAGGATATTTTGCTTATTAGTGTCTTCGGCGGACTGATTAACGGTGTGGCAATCAGCATTGCCCTGATTGGCGGCGCTTCCACAGGAGGAACCGATTTTATTGCCATTTATTTTGCGGAAAAGAAAAACAAAGATGTATGGAATTATATTTTACTGGCAAATGCAGTTGTGCTTTTGGTTGCGGGTTATCTGTTTGGCTGGGACAAGGCGCTGTATTCTATTATTTTCCAGTACGCCTCCACACAGATGATACATCTGCTTTACCAGACGTATAAGAAGGTGACGCTGTTTGTCATTACCGATGAGCCGGAGGCAGTATACCAGGCTATTTATGAGGTGACAAATCACAGCGCTACAGAATTTACGGCAACAGGCATGTATTCCAATGAAAAACGGAAAATGATTTACTCTGTGGTGTCCACCATGGAAGCAAAGGTGCTGACACAAAAAGTTATGGAGGCAGACCCTCATGCTTTTGTGAATGTGGTGAAAACAGATACGCTGGTGGGGAGATTTTATCAGAAGGAAACCTATTAG